From the Pseudomonadota bacterium genome, the window CCGCCCCGACTGAGGACCTGATCGCCGGGCGCAAAAAATCGTGTCGCATCGGAATCAGGGCGCAAAGGGACGATGGATGCTGAATCTGATCAGGACGATCAGGGACGACTTCAGGATGGTCTTCGAGCGCGACCCGGCGGCCCGCTCCAGGCTCGAGATAGTGCTCTGCTACGCCGGGCTGCACGCCCTCGTATTGCACAGGGTTGCGCATAAATTGTGGATCCATCGCTTGAAGCTCGTCGCCAGGGTCCTTTCCCATTTCTCCCGCTGGATAACCGGCATCGAGATACACCCCGGGGCGACCATAGGCAGCCGCTTCTTCATAGACCACGGCATGGGGATCGTGATCGGCGAGACCGCCGGGATCGGCGACGACGTGACCCTCTATCAGGGGGTGACGCTCGGCGGCGTGAGCTGGAGCAAGGGCAAGCGCCACCCCACGATCGAGGACCGGGTGGTCATAGGCGCGGGCGCCATCGTCCTGGGCCCGGTGCGCATAGGGCACGACAGCAGGATCGGCTCCTCTTCGGTGGTGATCCACGACGTGCCGGACTACTCGACCGTGGTGGGCATCCCCGGCAAG encodes:
- the cysE gene encoding serine O-acetyltransferase; amino-acid sequence: MIRTIRDDFRMVFERDPAARSRLEIVLCYAGLHALVLHRVAHKLWIHRLKLVARVLSHFSRWITGIEIHPGATIGSRFFIDHGMGIVIGETAGIGDDVTLYQGVTLGGVSWSKGKRHPTIEDRVVIGAGAIVLGPVRIGHDSRIGSSSVVIHDVPDYSTVVGIPGKVVHRRDPIIHEGQEHEYDLQHATLPDPFGETIDGLRRSITELERRIEYLEKKES